Proteins from a single region of Thiomicrorhabdus sp. Kp2:
- a CDS encoding heme NO-binding domain-containing protein, whose amino-acid sequence MKGIVFAEFIELVEDKFGFEMADEIIEKSNLPSGGAYTSVGTYDHQELLELVTHLSAETGISVEDLVKIFGEHLLVRFSEGYPMFFETVDNCFDFLHTIENKVHVEVKKLYPEAELPTFDSQIESEKRMTLIYSSKRPFSALAYGLIKGSSTYFDEEIEIQMNDQSSESLTKVVFTLTKS is encoded by the coding sequence ATGAAAGGAATTGTATTTGCCGAGTTTATAGAGCTTGTTGAAGATAAATTTGGCTTTGAAATGGCCGATGAGATCATTGAAAAATCCAACCTACCTTCAGGTGGTGCCTATACCTCCGTGGGAACCTATGACCACCAAGAATTACTTGAATTAGTCACTCATTTAAGTGCTGAGACAGGTATTTCAGTTGAAGACTTAGTGAAGATATTTGGCGAACATCTTCTGGTACGGTTTTCTGAAGGTTATCCCATGTTTTTTGAAACAGTCGATAACTGCTTTGATTTTTTACACACCATTGAAAACAAAGTGCATGTTGAAGTGAAAAAGCTTTACCCTGAGGCAGAGCTACCGACCTTTGATTCCCAAATAGAATCGGAAAAACGCATGACATTAATCTATAGTTCAAAACGCCCATTTTCTGCTCTGGCTTATGGTTTGATTAAAGGTTCCTCCACCTATTTTGACGAAGAGATTGAGATTCAAATGAATGACCAATCTTCAGAAAGCTTAACTAAAGTCGTTTTTACCTTAACTAAATCTTAA
- a CDS encoding methyl-accepting chemotaxis protein, protein MKLTPKLVTSFLFIGLAPLFIFAAISIQNADHGLKNLATQQLESIRDSKKASIQRYFDTVSSQVTTLADTQVILQAMFYLPTQVQGYQALADNADLTALKEALQKKYQTLDLNPDYASQLDGIALMMQNDYLVNNPNSSSERWKLNKGASKSAYHAIHASMQPVIHKFIRNANFNELYLIDQKTDRVLYSVNKGSDFGVNIATNPLKNSGLNAVYQNAKNLTANQTAFTDFSRYAPAGNLPQSFMAAPVVYQGKTLGILVVQLDTEQLNAIMTDNSGMGASGDTFLVGTDFLMRTDSAKDKNHTVLNSFANPKTGQANYSSVNQALQGKTGVDLTPSFNSTQVMSAYTPIDALGTKWALVAELDEQEALASSDALLSTALLTIFIAILVIVLVAFVIARSISNPIHKLVETIDNIEKSSNFTLRHPASGNDEISQAGQAINQLMGNLDKSFTEIQQVMQSISEGHFSQRVESPLHGDLEKLKDSVNASAGSVENTMNALSTVMQGIANGDFSVRLDESVKGELKELVDNALSQMDQAIHTITDAMEYAAKGVFSHRVTGELKGDMVKLKHSVNASLEEIQSAIDEITNSAKAMATGDLTQTIQGTHEGELKELQDALNSSISHLGQMVQSVRDASITVSRGANQISAGSTDLNGRTQQQAAALEETAASMEEMTSSVQGNSDSAQRANRLALNARNTTQEGVQIMQKTIQSMQDIEAASNKINDIITMIDSVAFQTNLLALNAAVEAARAGEAGRGFAVVAGEVRSLAGRSAEAANEIKVLISNAVSQIKNGTELVNQSSASLDNINQAIQEVNDIVAEISSASSEQANGISQVNLAISEMDQSTQHNAHLVETLSANAQGVNNEAKELESAVSGFEIASQKTLLTHQK, encoded by the coding sequence ATGAAACTTACCCCAAAACTGGTCACTAGCTTTTTATTTATTGGTTTGGCACCGCTATTCATTTTTGCCGCCATCTCAATTCAAAATGCCGACCACGGTTTAAAAAACCTCGCGACTCAACAGCTAGAATCGATTAGAGACAGTAAAAAAGCCTCTATTCAACGTTATTTTGATACGGTTTCCAGCCAGGTAACGACTCTTGCCGATACACAAGTTATTCTACAAGCGATGTTCTACCTTCCCACTCAGGTACAGGGGTATCAGGCACTTGCAGACAATGCCGATTTAACAGCGCTAAAAGAGGCTCTACAAAAGAAATACCAAACATTAGACCTTAACCCTGATTATGCCTCTCAGCTAGATGGTATCGCCTTAATGATGCAAAATGACTATTTAGTCAATAACCCCAACTCAAGTAGCGAGCGTTGGAAACTCAATAAAGGGGCAAGCAAATCAGCCTATCACGCCATACACGCCTCAATGCAACCCGTCATTCATAAGTTCATCCGTAATGCCAACTTTAATGAACTTTACCTAATCGATCAAAAAACCGACCGTGTTCTATATAGCGTGAATAAAGGCAGTGATTTTGGGGTAAATATTGCCACAAACCCTTTAAAAAATTCGGGCTTAAATGCGGTGTACCAAAACGCCAAAAATCTAACAGCCAACCAAACTGCTTTTACTGACTTTAGTCGATACGCCCCTGCGGGCAATTTACCGCAGTCTTTTATGGCGGCACCTGTTGTTTACCAAGGTAAAACGTTAGGTATTTTGGTGGTACAGTTAGACACAGAACAGCTCAATGCCATTATGACTGATAACTCAGGTATGGGGGCTTCTGGAGATACTTTTCTAGTAGGTACCGATTTTTTGATGCGTACCGATTCAGCTAAGGATAAAAATCATACTGTACTCAACTCATTTGCCAACCCCAAAACGGGGCAGGCAAATTACTCTTCGGTTAACCAAGCACTGCAAGGAAAAACTGGCGTTGATTTAACACCCAGTTTTAACAGCACCCAAGTTATGAGTGCCTATACCCCCATTGATGCCTTAGGTACAAAATGGGCGCTCGTTGCAGAACTAGATGAACAAGAGGCGCTTGCAAGCTCAGATGCGCTTCTCAGTACCGCTTTGCTTACAATCTTCATTGCCATCTTAGTCATTGTACTGGTTGCCTTTGTGATTGCACGAAGCATCTCTAATCCGATTCATAAACTGGTTGAAACGATTGATAATATTGAAAAATCGTCAAATTTCACCCTTCGCCATCCCGCTTCAGGGAATGATGAAATCTCACAAGCAGGTCAAGCAATCAACCAGTTGATGGGCAATCTTGATAAGTCATTCACAGAAATACAACAAGTCATGCAATCGATAAGTGAAGGCCACTTTAGTCAACGAGTCGAATCTCCACTACATGGAGACTTAGAAAAACTAAAAGACTCTGTTAATGCTTCTGCTGGCAGTGTTGAAAACACCATGAACGCCCTTTCAACCGTTATGCAAGGTATTGCTAATGGCGACTTCTCGGTACGTTTAGATGAAAGTGTTAAGGGTGAACTAAAAGAGTTAGTCGATAATGCTCTGTCGCAAATGGATCAAGCCATTCACACCATTACCGATGCCATGGAATATGCCGCAAAAGGCGTGTTCTCACATCGTGTTACGGGTGAATTAAAAGGCGATATGGTCAAACTTAAACACTCTGTTAACGCCTCTTTAGAAGAGATTCAATCTGCCATTGATGAAATAACCAACTCAGCAAAAGCGATGGCTACAGGAGATCTCACCCAAACCATTCAAGGTACTCATGAGGGTGAGTTAAAAGAACTACAAGATGCCTTAAACAGTTCTATATCCCATTTAGGGCAAATGGTGCAGTCGGTACGCGATGCCTCAATAACGGTTTCACGTGGAGCCAATCAAATCTCAGCAGGCAGTACGGATTTAAATGGCCGAACTCAACAACAGGCCGCCGCGCTTGAAGAAACCGCCGCTTCTATGGAGGAGATGACCTCATCCGTTCAAGGCAATTCGGACAGCGCCCAACGTGCCAACCGATTAGCTTTGAATGCACGAAACACCACACAAGAAGGTGTTCAAATCATGCAAAAAACCATTCAATCTATGCAAGATATTGAAGCGGCCAGTAATAAAATTAACGACATCATCACCATGATAGATAGCGTTGCCTTTCAAACCAATTTATTGGCCTTAAATGCCGCAGTAGAAGCTGCGCGTGCTGGAGAAGCTGGCCGTGGGTTTGCCGTGGTAGCGGGTGAAGTTAGAAGCTTAGCAGGACGTTCAGCAGAAGCCGCTAACGAAATTAAAGTATTAATCAGTAATGCGGTCAGTCAAATTAAAAATGGAACGGAACTGGTCAACCAATCCAGTGCCTCTTTAGACAACATTAACCAAGCGATTCAAGAGGTCAATGATATTGTTGCAGAGATCAGCTCTGCCAGCAGTGAGCAAGCTAACGGCATTAGTCAGGTAAACCTAGCCATTAGCGAAATGGATCAGTCCACACAACACAATGCACACCTGGTTGAAACCTTATCGGCCAACGCGCAAGGGGTAAACAATGAAGCCAAAGAGCTTGAATCGGCGGTATCTGGATTTGAAATAGCTTCACAAAAAACGTTATTAACTCATCAGAAATAA
- a CDS encoding TRAP transporter substrate-binding protein: MKRRDFIGAITGATAATALTACGTDESPTQTATAAPQKTYQWKMVTTWPKNFPGLGTGANNIAKLITEMSGGRIDVKVYGAGELVGAFEVFDAVSRGNAQLGHAGAYYWKGKIPSAAFFSSVPFGLTAQEMNAWMYYGGGLKLWEEAYKPFGLIPNPGGNSGTQMGGWFNKEINSVADLKGLKMRIPGLGGEVLKRAGGIPVTMPGGELFPAMQSGALDATEWVGPYNDLAFGFYKAAKYYYTPGWHEPGTTMECMINEAAFNELPADLQSIVRNAIKAANADMLAEYTARNQQALHTLITEHNVQLKDFPDDVLKELKSISEQVVEEEAAKDPLSKKVWASQKRFKEQVMQWTNVSEQTYLRARSL, encoded by the coding sequence ATGAAACGTAGAGACTTTATTGGCGCCATTACAGGTGCAACTGCAGCAACCGCTTTAACAGCTTGTGGTACAGACGAGAGCCCAACACAAACAGCTACGGCCGCACCGCAAAAAACCTATCAGTGGAAAATGGTGACTACCTGGCCAAAAAACTTTCCAGGCCTGGGTACTGGGGCAAATAATATTGCCAAATTAATTACCGAGATGTCGGGTGGTCGTATTGATGTTAAGGTTTATGGTGCAGGTGAGTTAGTTGGCGCTTTTGAAGTGTTTGATGCGGTCTCACGAGGCAATGCTCAATTAGGTCATGCTGGAGCTTATTACTGGAAAGGAAAGATTCCATCTGCCGCATTCTTTTCATCGGTACCTTTTGGTTTAACGGCGCAAGAGATGAATGCTTGGATGTACTATGGTGGAGGCTTGAAGCTTTGGGAAGAAGCTTATAAACCATTTGGTTTAATTCCTAACCCAGGTGGCAACTCAGGTACTCAAATGGGTGGGTGGTTTAACAAAGAGATCAACTCAGTGGCTGATTTAAAAGGGCTTAAAATGCGTATTCCTGGCCTAGGCGGTGAAGTGTTAAAGCGTGCTGGCGGTATTCCCGTGACTATGCCAGGTGGTGAGCTTTTCCCTGCGATGCAGTCAGGTGCATTGGATGCCACCGAGTGGGTTGGCCCTTATAATGATTTAGCGTTTGGCTTTTATAAGGCCGCTAAATATTACTATACGCCAGGTTGGCATGAGCCAGGAACCACAATGGAATGTATGATTAATGAAGCGGCATTTAATGAACTGCCTGCCGATTTACAAAGCATTGTACGTAATGCAATCAAGGCCGCTAATGCTGATATGTTGGCTGAATATACTGCACGTAATCAGCAAGCGTTACATACCTTAATTACCGAACACAATGTTCAGCTTAAAGACTTTCCTGACGATGTATTAAAAGAGTTAAAAAGCATCTCTGAACAAGTGGTTGAAGAGGAAGCCGCTAAAGACCCATTATCTAAAAAAGTTTGGGCTTCGCAAAAACGCTTTAAAGAGCAAGTTATGCAGTGGACGAATGTTTCTGAACAAACTTATTTAAGAGCGCGTTCACTATAA